The Streptococcus sp. VT 162 genome has a window encoding:
- a CDS encoding competence-stimulating peptide: MKNTVKLEQFKEVTEAELQEIRGGDWRISETIRNLIFPRRK; this comes from the coding sequence ATGAAAAATACAGTAAAGTTGGAACAATTTAAAGAAGTAACAGAGGCAGAATTGCAGGAGATTCGGGGTGGAGATTGGAGAATTTCAGAAACAATTCGTAATCTTATTTTTCCAAGAAGAAAGTAA
- a CDS encoding rRNA methyltransferase (SPOUT methyltransferase family protein; crystal structure shows homodimer; in Escherichia coli this protein methylates pseudouridine at position 1915 of the 23S ribosomal RNA) → MKIKIVTVGKLKEKYLKDGIAEYVKRISRFAKLEMIELTDEKTPDKASELENQKILETEGERILSKVGERDFVVVLAIEGKTLSSEEFSKQLEQASIKGYSTLTFIIGGSLGLAPVVKNRANLSVSFGRLTLPHQLMRLVLVEQIYRAFTIQQGSPYHK, encoded by the coding sequence ATGAAAATAAAAATTGTAACAGTAGGAAAATTAAAAGAAAAATACCTTAAAGATGGAATTGCTGAATATGTCAAACGAATTTCACGTTTCGCCAAATTAGAAATGATTGAGCTCACTGATGAGAAGACACCTGACAAAGCCAGTGAATTAGAAAACCAAAAAATCTTGGAAACAGAAGGTGAAAGAATTCTTTCTAAGGTTGGAGAAAGAGACTTTGTCGTTGTACTAGCCATTGAAGGAAAAACACTCTCCTCAGAGGAATTTAGTAAGCAACTAGAGCAAGCTTCTATCAAAGGATATTCAACGCTTACTTTTATCATTGGAGGAAGTTTGGGTCTAGCTCCTGTTGTAAAAAATAGGGCCAATCTTTCTGTCAGTTTTGGACGTCTGACATTACCACATCAGTTAATGAGATTGGTTTTAGTTGAACAAATTTACCGTGCTTTTACAATTCAACAGGGTTCTCCTTACCACAAATAG
- a CDS encoding serine protease, giving the protein MKHLQKFYKKGVKVLVIILIGFLSGALGSFVTLQLYQKQGNQATNNNSGTVTQTSYKNENSTTQAVNKVKDAVVSIITYSSSSSRQSSVFNGDETNSDSDNQQIASEGSGVIYKKDDKDAYLVTNTHVINGASKVDIRLADGTKVPGEIVGSDTFSDIAVVKISSEKVTTVAEFGDSSQLSVGETAIAIGSPLGSEYANTVTQGIISSLNRNVSLKSEDGQAISTKAIQTDTAINPGNSGGPLVNIQGQVIGITSSKIASNGGTSVEGLGFAIPSNDAQNIIKQLESDGKVTRPALGIQMVNLSNVGASDLRKLNIPSGLTSGVVVRSVQNNMPANGHLQKYDVITKVDDKEIASSTDLQHALYNHAIGDTIKVTYYRNGKEETTSIKLDKNSGDLES; this is encoded by the coding sequence ATGAAACACTTACAAAAATTTTACAAAAAGGGAGTTAAAGTTCTTGTAATCATTCTAATCGGATTTTTAAGTGGTGCCTTAGGAAGTTTCGTAACATTACAACTTTATCAAAAACAAGGAAATCAAGCTACGAATAATAATTCTGGCACTGTCACTCAAACATCCTATAAAAATGAAAACTCAACCACTCAAGCAGTAAATAAAGTTAAGGATGCTGTTGTCTCAATCATTACTTATTCTTCTTCTAGCAGTAGACAAAGTAGTGTATTTAATGGTGATGAAACTAATTCTGATTCAGACAATCAACAAATCGCAAGTGAGGGATCAGGTGTTATCTATAAAAAGGATGATAAAGATGCCTATCTTGTAACTAATACTCACGTTATCAATGGAGCTTCAAAAGTTGATATCCGCTTAGCAGATGGTACCAAGGTTCCTGGTGAAATTGTCGGATCTGATACCTTCTCTGATATTGCTGTCGTTAAAATTTCTTCAGAAAAAGTTACAACAGTAGCAGAATTTGGGGATTCAAGTCAACTTAGTGTTGGAGAAACAGCGATTGCTATCGGTAGTCCTCTAGGTTCAGAATATGCTAATACAGTTACACAGGGAATCATCTCGAGTCTTAATCGAAATGTTTCTCTAAAATCTGAAGATGGTCAAGCTATTTCAACAAAAGCCATTCAAACAGATACGGCCATTAACCCTGGTAACTCTGGTGGTCCACTTGTAAACATTCAAGGACAAGTAATTGGTATAACATCAAGTAAAATTGCAAGTAATGGTGGAACATCTGTAGAAGGTCTTGGTTTTGCAATTCCTTCAAACGATGCTCAAAATATCATTAAACAGCTTGAAAGTGATGGTAAAGTGACTCGTCCTGCTCTTGGAATTCAAATGGTCAATCTATCAAATGTTGGAGCTAGTGATCTTAGAAAACTTAACATTCCAAGTGGCCTCACTTCAGGTGTAGTTGTTCGATCTGTTCAAAACAATATGCCAGCAAATGGACATCTTCAAAAATACGATGTCATTACCAAAGTTGACGACAAAGAGATTGCTTCATCAACAGACCTACAACACGCTCTTTACAATCATGCTATTGGAGATACTATCAAAGTAACCTACTACCGTAACGGTAAGGAGGAAACTACCTCAATTAAACTAGATAAGAAT